A genome region from Glutamicibacter arilaitensis Re117 includes the following:
- a CDS encoding GNAT family N-acetyltransferase, with product MDFQDFPVALRLDSSLAQVIIDLEQELLDPSRRSSVEELKRLLHPWFREVGASGRNYDRESIIAQLAMEPIRQSGPLKVANPVALQLAGHLVLLRWHLHAEVSSERSSLWILEQDRWQMIFHQGTTSSAPIPASTPKAEAAASAGDEFCVRPLEPSDAAAVFEAFSSNPDMKRQGDADTLQKAHAYVQALLEDRKRQRALAVTIEDRLVGLVCGTVNQSNENAWVWYWMNQKYRGRSLATRAVASLVDYLFGELGLYRLELGLRANNASSKHVAESNGFLREGIERGKFLVDGNRIDVYTYARLRTDPAPAVNALPWSRQP from the coding sequence ATGGATTTTCAAGACTTCCCTGTAGCTCTTCGGCTTGATTCTTCGCTGGCCCAAGTCATCATCGACTTGGAGCAAGAACTGCTGGATCCAAGTCGCCGGAGCAGCGTCGAGGAATTGAAGCGGCTCTTGCATCCTTGGTTCCGCGAGGTTGGAGCCAGCGGACGGAACTATGACCGGGAGAGCATCATCGCCCAGCTGGCCATGGAACCCATTCGACAGTCGGGCCCGTTGAAGGTGGCGAACCCGGTGGCGTTGCAGCTGGCAGGGCACCTGGTGCTTTTGCGCTGGCACTTGCATGCCGAGGTGAGCAGCGAGCGCAGTTCGCTGTGGATCCTTGAGCAGGATCGCTGGCAGATGATCTTCCATCAGGGCACCACCAGCAGCGCACCGATCCCTGCTTCTACTCCAAAAGCTGAAGCGGCTGCGAGCGCAGGAGATGAATTTTGTGTGCGTCCACTTGAACCATCTGATGCAGCAGCGGTGTTCGAGGCATTTTCTTCAAACCCGGATATGAAGCGCCAAGGTGATGCCGATACCCTGCAGAAAGCTCACGCGTATGTCCAAGCGCTGCTTGAGGATAGGAAACGCCAGCGGGCACTGGCGGTGACCATCGAAGACCGGTTGGTTGGCTTGGTGTGCGGGACGGTGAACCAGTCCAATGAGAACGCGTGGGTTTGGTATTGGATGAACCAGAAGTACCGTGGCCGATCACTGGCTACCCGTGCTGTGGCGAGTTTGGTGGATTATCTTTTCGGCGAGTTAGGTCTCTACCGCTTGGAGCTTGGACTGCGGGCAAATAATGCCAGTTCAAAGCACGTGGCCGAAAGCAATGGTTTCCTGCGTGAGGGAATCGAGCGGGGCAAGTTCTTGGTGGATGGCAATCGCATTGATGTGTATACCTATGCTCGGTTGCGCACCGACCCGGCACCGGCAGTGAACGCGCTGCCGTGGAGCAGGCAACCGTAG
- a CDS encoding mechanosensitive ion channel, with product MQSENVLGNIDWASMLQKVGIALIILIITWLVARIVRWAAAKLVTRVKFLQKQGNDGEQIGQSLGKVAGLIVWLFGLVAILQVFALSEVLSPVQGLLGGVMAFIPNLIGAGFIFFIGYVIANIVRQLLKTALGTVDFSSLVRKVTPRGEPVDGVQSRESQAKIVDIISNIVFALILLVVAISALQVLGIAAISDPAQQMLQLVFTAIPQVIMALALLAVGILIAKFVGQLLETTLHGVGTDSVVAQWGIVPEGKSASGIIAGIVKIAIVLFFGVMAAQMLNFPAITNILNEILALGGKIIFGAAIIAAGFVIANVIGRFLGDSTASKIIRYTAIALFVAMGLKYMGIADSIINMAFGAIVIGAALAAALAFGLGGRDAAARTLTKMEASKNNDGPNTMPPSSTPGI from the coding sequence ATGCAGTCTGAGAACGTTTTAGGAAATATCGACTGGGCGTCGATGCTACAAAAGGTTGGCATCGCGCTAATCATCCTCATCATCACGTGGCTTGTTGCGCGCATAGTTCGTTGGGCTGCAGCCAAACTGGTGACTAGGGTGAAGTTCCTGCAAAAGCAGGGCAATGACGGAGAGCAGATAGGCCAATCCCTCGGCAAGGTTGCAGGGTTGATTGTCTGGCTCTTCGGCCTGGTAGCAATCTTGCAAGTCTTCGCACTATCTGAAGTCCTCTCGCCGGTGCAGGGTCTGCTCGGCGGCGTAATGGCCTTCATTCCAAACCTCATCGGTGCAGGCTTCATCTTCTTCATCGGCTACGTGATCGCAAATATCGTTCGCCAGCTATTGAAGACCGCGTTGGGAACCGTAGACTTCAGCAGCTTGGTCCGCAAAGTCACCCCGCGCGGCGAACCTGTAGATGGAGTCCAGTCACGCGAATCCCAAGCGAAGATCGTTGACATCATTTCCAACATCGTCTTCGCCTTGATCTTGCTGGTCGTGGCAATTTCGGCCCTGCAGGTACTGGGAATCGCGGCAATTTCGGATCCTGCTCAGCAGATGCTGCAGCTGGTCTTCACCGCAATCCCACAGGTCATTATGGCCTTGGCTCTGTTGGCAGTCGGTATCCTGATTGCCAAGTTCGTCGGTCAGTTGCTTGAAACCACTCTTCACGGTGTGGGTACCGACTCGGTCGTGGCCCAGTGGGGCATTGTTCCCGAAGGCAAGAGCGCATCGGGAATCATTGCCGGCATCGTCAAGATCGCTATCGTGCTGTTCTTCGGCGTGATGGCAGCTCAGATGCTGAACTTCCCAGCGATCACCAACATCCTCAACGAGATCCTGGCCCTGGGTGGCAAGATCATCTTCGGCGCAGCAATCATTGCCGCAGGTTTCGTCATCGCCAATGTCATCGGACGGTTCTTGGGTGACTCCACCGCTTCAAAGATCATCCGCTACACAGCAATTGCGCTGTTCGTAGCGATGGGCCTGAAGTACATGGGTATCGCCGATTCGATCATCAACATGGCCTTCGGCGCAATTGTCATCGGTGCAGCACTGGCAGCAGCGCTGGCCTTTGGACTTGGCGGACGCGATGCAGCCGCACGCACGCTGACCAAGATGGAAGCAAGCAAGAACAACGACGGCCCGAATACGATGCCACCATCGTCAACCCCTGGTATCTAA
- a CDS encoding OsmC family protein, giving the protein MSENSREIREVNIERLEARKYKATSLESGASLEFGQGEGLLTPVELLLAAIAGCSSIDVDVATTRRSEPEKFEVKASGYKVTEDSASRMEDIHLGFDLKFPDTEEGRKAAGMIQRIVKLSHDKYCTVSRTVELGAVVQSEVID; this is encoded by the coding sequence ATGAGCGAAAATAGCCGTGAAATCCGTGAAGTCAACATCGAGCGCCTCGAAGCGCGCAAGTACAAAGCCACCAGCCTTGAATCAGGTGCCAGCCTTGAATTCGGCCAGGGCGAGGGTCTGCTGACCCCCGTTGAGCTGTTGCTTGCCGCCATTGCAGGATGCTCTTCCATCGACGTGGATGTGGCAACTACGCGCAGAAGCGAACCGGAGAAATTTGAAGTCAAGGCCAGCGGCTACAAGGTCACCGAAGACTCTGCGAGCCGGATGGAAGACATCCATCTTGGTTTCGATCTGAAGTTCCCGGATACCGAAGAAGGACGCAAAGCCGCTGGCATGATCCAACGCATCGTCAAGCTGTCCCATGACAAGTACTGCACAGTTTCACGGACGGTTGAACTTGGGGCCGTCGTGCAGAGCGAAGTTATCGACTAA
- a CDS encoding GNAT family N-acetyltransferase — protein MEEELVLRELESVDEVPDLLDIWRGSVERRGDFLSAADIDAVAVALEAIYSQSVSIRIAQQGQRIVGFAAWGPTQIELLWVSHSDRQKGVGRVLLEQIIATTPGVSVHLDSQRRHAIDFFGTCGFKLISSDAEASEQRIILRHG, from the coding sequence ATGGAAGAAGAACTCGTGCTGCGCGAGCTCGAAAGCGTAGATGAAGTGCCTGACCTATTGGACATATGGCGCGGTTCGGTGGAACGGCGAGGAGATTTCCTCTCCGCGGCCGATATCGATGCCGTGGCCGTGGCTTTGGAGGCAATCTACAGCCAATCGGTGTCCATTAGAATCGCGCAGCAAGGGCAGCGCATTGTCGGCTTTGCTGCCTGGGGCCCGACACAGATTGAATTGCTCTGGGTGAGTCACAGTGATCGGCAAAAAGGCGTGGGCCGAGTCTTGCTGGAACAAATCATTGCCACCACTCCGGGCGTTAGTGTTCATCTCGATAGCCAGCGTCGGCACGCCATCGATTTTTTTGGCACGTGCGGATTCAAGCTGATTTCCTCGGACGCAGAAGCTTCGGAGCAACGCATCATCTTGCGCCACGGATAA
- a CDS encoding alpha/beta fold hydrolase, which produces MPLAPEAKIPLILVHGNGVDHRILKPLEPVLEEAGIFDLHFIDLPGFGTCPPLDGTGGLPELATWLEERIKRIAGTGKFALLGNSLGGLLCQEMADRFPNQVQGLFLLAPAVFPDNARRTLPEAQVLVEDPQLIAQLEPKQAQLFQEVAVIQSPQTWKRFVSWVLPGLECANLRAMAKLSRRYVLDTLPVNRESQLNIPVSILCGKQDHVTGYQDPERLAHRYPAMRMVVLDPAGHNLHLEQPEQVAFELQDWSCRIGNIRGLFPEREVRKEPEKFE; this is translated from the coding sequence ATGCCGTTAGCACCAGAAGCCAAGATCCCGTTGATCCTGGTGCATGGCAATGGAGTGGACCACCGTATTCTCAAACCGCTGGAGCCGGTGTTGGAAGAAGCCGGAATTTTCGACCTGCACTTTATTGATTTGCCCGGCTTCGGTACGTGCCCGCCACTGGATGGCACCGGGGGATTGCCTGAGCTTGCGACATGGCTGGAAGAACGGATCAAGCGCATCGCGGGAACTGGGAAGTTCGCCCTGCTGGGCAACTCCCTTGGAGGTTTGCTCTGCCAGGAAATGGCCGACCGTTTCCCCAACCAAGTCCAAGGCCTATTCCTCCTGGCACCGGCGGTCTTCCCTGATAACGCGAGGCGGACCCTTCCCGAAGCACAGGTACTCGTGGAAGATCCGCAATTAATTGCCCAGCTTGAACCGAAGCAGGCACAGCTATTTCAAGAGGTTGCCGTGATTCAGTCACCCCAGACCTGGAAGCGCTTCGTCTCGTGGGTTCTGCCCGGTTTGGAATGCGCGAACTTGCGGGCCATGGCCAAGCTCTCCAGACGCTACGTCCTGGACACTTTGCCCGTGAACCGCGAGAGCCAACTGAACATCCCCGTTTCGATCCTGTGCGGCAAACAAGACCACGTCACCGGATATCAGGATCCAGAACGGCTCGCGCACCGTTATCCTGCGATGCGCATGGTGGTGCTTGATCCTGCTGGGCATAACTTGCATCTTGAGCAACCCGAGCAAGTAGCCTTCGAACTGCAGGACTGGTCCTGCCGCATTGGCAACATCCGTGGCCTGTTCCCAGAACGCGAGGTACGCAAGGAGCCGGAGAAATTTGAGTAA
- a CDS encoding lysoplasmalogenase, whose translation MPAQSHGQSARGTEPNRARTRLLVLAMAFVTAIHLLTQLFAPAGILADVTQIMLMPLLGAIIIALTSAQRGKLIKLVLIAVLFSWVGDTLPRFMEGDQGFLAMVGSFLIAQFFYIAALARYWRSSVMRHWWMTTPYLGAFTVLVLLCAPGAGALLVPVLIYGVALTAMAIFGTGLGVLAGCGGAIFFLSDSLIALRSFTTLDIPGMGFWIMLTYVVGQAMIGIAATRTEQHQKEKNPCR comes from the coding sequence GTGCCAGCACAATCACACGGCCAAAGCGCCCGCGGAACCGAACCGAACCGTGCGCGCACCAGATTGCTGGTCCTGGCGATGGCGTTCGTCACAGCAATCCATCTGCTCACCCAGCTGTTCGCACCTGCAGGGATATTGGCCGACGTTACGCAGATAATGCTGATGCCGCTGCTTGGCGCGATCATCATCGCGCTGACCAGCGCACAGCGCGGCAAACTGATCAAGCTGGTGCTGATCGCGGTCCTCTTCTCGTGGGTAGGTGACACCCTGCCACGGTTCATGGAGGGCGACCAAGGATTCCTGGCCATGGTCGGCAGCTTCCTCATCGCCCAGTTCTTCTACATCGCGGCGCTGGCCAGGTACTGGAGATCCTCCGTAATGCGGCACTGGTGGATGACAACTCCATATCTCGGCGCATTCACAGTTTTAGTGCTTCTGTGTGCGCCCGGGGCCGGGGCACTGCTGGTCCCGGTGCTCATTTATGGAGTGGCGCTGACGGCGATGGCCATTTTCGGCACTGGGCTGGGGGTGCTCGCTGGCTGCGGCGGGGCGATATTCTTCCTATCCGATTCCTTGATCGCCTTACGATCCTTCACCACCCTTGACATCCCCGGAATGGGATTCTGGATTATGCTCACCTACGTGGTTGGACAGGCGATGATAGGAATTGCCGCAACGAGAACCGAGCAGCACCAGAAGGAAAAGAATCCATGCCGTTAG